Proteins found in one Fusarium keratoplasticum isolate Fu6.1 chromosome 12, whole genome shotgun sequence genomic segment:
- a CDS encoding Beta-glucosidase, protein MDVESLLNQLTLEEKVQLTAGVGWWHTAAIERLAIPPIRLSDGPNGVRGTHFFDSTPSACLPCGTALGSSWNVDLIHRLGQLLSDEAHAKGAHVLLGPTVNIQRGPLGGRGFESFSEDPLLSGVLAGHYVRGLQSSGVSATMKHFACNDMESARMAVDIQVTERALREVYLLPFMIAVEMANPRLFMTAYNKINGTHAPDNEHLLQEILRDEWKWDGLVVSDWFGSYSTAEGINAGQDLEMPGPSRWRAGALVHAVTSNKVKRSTLDERVRKILQLVKHSIEKTSIPPNAPETQLNSQEHIRLLREAAAESVVLLKNENNILPLNPKKKVAVIGPNADMSSYCGGGSASLRAYHTISPLEGIEGLASDVVFSKGIYGHRSLPQIGKLLRTVDGKRQGFALRVYNEPRPSSGDDTRRVIEERFLDDANVWFVDYENPELAEVWYAEIEGVLTPEKSGVWDFGLSVHGTGEFFIDGELVVSNAINQTPGSSFLGCGTIEETGAKELEGGKEYNLLVRWGCDKTSDLKVSGVVDFGQGGLRLGGCPRLEQPAALNEAVELAKTVDQVVLCVGTSGEWESEGEDRPSMSLPPGSDELISAVLAANPNTVVLIQSGTPVSMPWVDQANAIAQAWFGGNEAGNGIADVLFGVVNPAGKLPITMPRRVADNPSALNFRSEGGRVLYGEDVHVGYRWYDTLDIEPLFPFGHGLSYTTFELSQISVIPDTEKQEVVVWAKVANTGSRAGAAVLQAYVKPPSATPLTASARDTITRSSKELKGFTKVHLEQGANTIAEIKVDLLRATSYWDEREDCWRSEAGEYTVLVGTSSRCDFLEQSFTVEKSTAWRGLRG, encoded by the exons ATGGATGTTGAATCCCTCCTCAACCAACTCACCCTAGAGGAAAAGGTCCAACTGACCGCCG GTGTTGGATGGTGGCACACAGCGGCTATTGAACGCCTGGCCATCCCTCCAATCCGACTATCCGATGGACCCAACGGCGTTCGAGGCACCCATTTCTTTGACAGCACGCCATCTGCTTGCCTACCATGCGGAACCGCATTAGGCTCCAGCTGGAATGTGGATTTGATCCATCGTCTGGGTCAGCTGCTTTCAGATGAGGCCCACGCAAAGGGTGCTCATGTTCTGCTTGGACCTACTGTCAATATCCAACGTGGACCtcttggaggaagaggctttGAATCATTCTCTGAAGACCCTCTCCTGTCAGGAGTGTTGGCTGGTCACTATGTCCGGGGCCTCCAGAGCTCAGGTGTCTCTGCTACCATGAAGCACTTTGCCTGTAATGACATGGAAAGTGCACGCATGGCCGTGGATATTCAAGTCACAGAGAGAGCCCTTCGAGAAGTGTACCTTCTTCCCTTCATGATTGCTGTGGAAATGGCAAACCCACGGCTATTCATGACAGCCTacaacaagatcaacggcACCCATGCTCCCGACAACgagcatctcctccaagagATCCTCCGTGATGAGTGGAAGTGGGATGGTCTAGTTGTCAGTGACTGGTTTGGCAGCTACAGCACTGCTGAGGGTATCAACGCTGGTCAAGACCTCGAGATGCCAGGCCCCAGCAGATGGCGCGCTGGTGCCCTTGTTCATGCAGTCACATCAAACAAGGTCAAGCGTTCAACATTGGATGAGCGTGTACGGAAGATCTTGCAGCTTGTTAAGCACTCTATCGAGAAGACTTCAATTCCACCCAACGCGCCCGAGACTCAGCTCAACAGCCAAGAACACATCCGTCTGCTGCGAGAGGCTGCCGCAGAATCTGTGGTActcctcaagaacgagaACAACATTTTGCCACTGAACCCTAAGAAGAAGGTGGCTGTCATTGGCCCAAACGCAGACATGAGCTCCTACTGCGGAGGTGGAAGTGCCAGTCTTCGAGCTTACCACACTATCTCTCCACTCGAGGGTATCGAAGGCCTCGCGAGCGACGTCGTGTTTTCTAAGGGAATCTACGGACATCGGTCACTGCCTCAAATTGGCAAGCTCTTGCGAACAGTCGATGGCAAGCGCCAAGGATTCGCTCTGCGCGTGTATAATGAGCCAAGGCCTAGTTCCGGAGATGATACAAGGCGTGTCATTGAGGAGAGATTCCTCGATGATGCCAATGTTTGGTTCGTTGACTATGAGAATCCCGAGTTGGCCGAGGTCTGGTACGCAGAGATTGAGGGCGTCCTGACTCCAGAGAAGTCTGGTGTGTGGGACTTTGGTCTCTCCGTTCACGGCACTGGTGAATTCTTCATCGACGGCGAGTTGGTTGTCTCCAATGCTATCAATCAGACACCAGGAAGCTCGTTCCTTGGATGTGGCACCATCGAAGAGACAGGTgccaaggagctggagggtGGCAAGGAATACAACCTTCTCGTTCGCTGGGGATGCGATAAGACATCCGACCTCAAGGTGTCTGGCGTTGTTGACTTTGGCCAAGGAGGTCTGCGGCTGGGAGGTTGCCCCAGACTTGAGCAACCCGCAGCTTTGAacgaggctgttgagctcGCAAAGACCGTGGACCAGGTTGTACTGTGCGTGGGAACAAGCGGCGAGTGGGAAAGCGAAGGAGAAGACAGACCCAGCAtgtctcttcctcctggTAGCGACGAGCTCATCTCCGCTGTGCTTGCGGCGAACCCTAACACAGTGGTTCTCATCCAGAGCGGAACTCCTGTGTCTATGCCGTGGGTTGACCAAGCCAATGCTATTGCACAGGCGTGGTTTGGTGGCAATGAGGCCGGTAACGGAATTGCTGACGTGCTGTTTGGTGTCGTGAACCCG GCTGGAAAGCTTCCCATCACGATGCCTCGCCGCGTCGCTGATAACCCCAGCGCTTTGAACTTCCGCTCAGAAGGTGGTCGCGTCCTCTATGGCGAAGACGTCCATGTCGGCTACCGTTGGTACGACACTCTGGATATTGAGCCCCTGTTCCCGTTCGGCCACGGTCTGTCGTACACAACTTTTGAGCTCTCTCAAATAAGCGTCATCCCAGACACAGAAAAGCAAGAGGTTGTCGTGTGGGCCAAGGTAGCAAACACAGGCTCTCGAGCAGGCGCTGCTGTGCTGCAAGCCTATGTCAAGCCACCATCAGCAACACCTCTCACAGCTTCGGCCCGCGACACAATTACAAGGTCAagcaaggagctcaagggctTTACCAAGGTCCATCTCGAGCAGGGAGCCAACACTATCGCAGAGATCAAGGTGGATCTGCTCCGAGCAACGAGTTACTGGGACGAGAGGGAGGATTGCTGGCGCAGCGAGGCCGGGGAGTACACGGTCCTTGTGGGGACCAGCAGCCGATGTGATTTCCTAGAACAGTCGTTTACAGTTGAGAAATCCACAGCTTGGAGAGGACTCCGGGGATAA
- a CDS encoding FAD-binding PCMH-type domain-containing protein — protein sequence MSISELRQVGFVGRILDASSPDYDASLIRANTAAQRRAKFIVFPTSTGDVQAAIKFARKSNLEIAIKCGGHHFSPASSIEGGIVIDMKALNSVEVDKQNMRVTIGGGCLWGDVYTALREHDLECVGGGVHVVGVGGHLTGGGYGPLSQKFGMACDNIISAIVVLADGRVVKASESKNPDLFWAIRGGSSSFGVVVQFVLRTFPPQGPYFFRSLSYHGEALPMVLPKLKEFLKQDFGEKTIMAFLNYVRGPAPEHKPLFVVTFFGFGAVGDFKAVFDDFFGAAKPFHDHSVDCPTLVEFSHVQDEILLQGSPRKAVGGTPFTGLWPGMAEEVWKRYVEYTDANPDAVDTKYFFEFHNSKRFRPETTCIPIHEPKHFVCLASEEHNDIAGDERAQSWVHDMIEVARSYQRKYAKDLGVNGNACSSKEKSEDVWGQNYLRLQRIKAKYDPDRVFNRYFPIEPAGAKAML from the exons ATGTCTATCAGTGAATTGAGACAAGTTGGCTTTGTTGGTCGAATCCTCGACGCTTCATCTCCAGACTACGATGCATCTCTGATCCGAGCCAACACTGCCGCCCAACGCAGGGCCAAGTTCATCGTCTTCCCTACTTCCACAGGAGATGTGCAGGCTGCTATCAAGTTTGCCAGAAA ATCAAATCTGGAAATTGCGATCAAATGTGGTGGTCACCATTTCTCTCCTGCGAGTAGTATCGAGGGTGGCATTGTCATCGACATGAAGGCTCTCAATAGCGTTGAGGTTGATAAACAGAACATGAGGGTAACAATCGGCGGTGGCTGCCTTTGGGGCGATGTCTATACCGCGTTGAGGGAACATGATCTCGAATGCGTGGGAGGAGGCGTGCATGTTGTCGGTGTCGGAGGCCATCTGACAGGAG GTGGCTATGGACCCTTGTCGCAAAAGTTTGGCATGG CATGCGACAACATCATATCAGCAATTGTTGTCCTGGCGGATGGACGCGTTGTGAAGGCTAGTGAGTCTAAAAACCCGGATCTATTCTGGGCCATTAGAG GGGGCTCATCATCGTTTGGTGTGGTGGTGCAATTCGTCTTGCGGACCTTCCCTCCCCAG GGACCCTATTTCTTCCGCTCCTTGAGTTATCACGGCGAGGCGCTGCCAATGGTTctccccaagctcaag GAATTTCTCAAGCAAGATTTTGGAGAAAAGACAATCATGGCGTTTCTCAACTACGTCCGTGGGCCTGCACCCGAGCACAAG CCTCTCTTTGTGGTAaccttctttggcttcggGGCTGTCGGGGATTTCAAAGCCGTATTTGACGACTTCTTCGGGGCCGCGAAACCATTTCATGATCACTCGGTTGATTGCCCAACCCTGGTAGAGTTCAGTCATGTACAAGACGAGATTCTCTTGCAGGGCTCCCCCAGGAAGGCGGTGGGTGGCACTCCCTTCACTGGTCTTTGGCCTGGAATGGCAGAGGAAGTTTGGAAGCGATACGTCGAATACACAGATGCGAATCCCGACGCCGTCGACACCAAGTACTTCTTTGAGTTTCACAACAGCAAGAGGTTCAGGCCT GAGACTACGTGCATCCCCATTCATGAGCCCAAGCACTTCGTATGCTTGGCCAGTGAAGA GCACAACGACATTGCCGGTGACGAACGTGCACAATCATGGGTTCATGATATGATTGAAGTCGCTCGGTCATATCAGAGAAAGTATGCCAAGGATTTGGGAGTCAACGGCAACGCCTGCTCCTCGAAAGAGAAAAGTGAAGATGTCTGGGGCCAGAATTATCTTCGGTTGCAGAGAATCAAG GCCAAATACGACCCAGATCGTGTCTTTAACCGATACTTTCCTATCGAGCCCGCTGGAGCTAAGGCGATGTTGTGA